In Quadrisphaera sp. DSM 44207, one DNA window encodes the following:
- a CDS encoding aliphatic sulfonate ABC transporter substrate-binding protein: MSLRTALTSSTALAALAASSLLLTGCAAGEDAAPAPAADGASSSGGGVDPACSTLTVDFATYNPLSLVVRDQGWLEAALAEDGGTVEWVQSAGSNKANEALRAGAIDVGSTAGSAALLARSNGSPIRTVDVFSQPEWSALVVRGDSDIDGVEDLRGRSVAATTGTDPYFFLLQALETAGLSPSDVTLQNLQHADGRTALDTGQVDAWAGLDPIMAAAEAESGDRLVYRNVDFNTYGFLNATEEFLSTCPEQAQTVVDAYEHARAWAQENPQETASVLAEVAGIDPAVATATLERTTLDVDPVPGEAQRAVLERVGPIFVTNGDVPSQEQIDEALDTLFETTYVEAADPEAFAAEHAGHSS; this comes from the coding sequence ATGAGCCTGCGCACCGCCCTCACCTCCTCGACCGCCCTGGCCGCCCTGGCCGCCTCCTCCCTGCTGCTGACCGGCTGCGCCGCCGGCGAGGACGCCGCCCCGGCCCCCGCCGCGGACGGCGCCAGCAGCAGCGGCGGGGGCGTGGACCCGGCGTGCTCGACCCTCACCGTCGACTTCGCCACCTACAACCCCCTCTCCCTGGTCGTCCGCGACCAGGGCTGGCTCGAGGCCGCCCTCGCCGAGGACGGAGGGACCGTGGAGTGGGTGCAGTCCGCGGGCAGCAACAAGGCCAACGAGGCGCTGCGGGCCGGCGCGATCGACGTCGGCTCCACCGCGGGCTCGGCCGCGCTGCTGGCCCGCTCCAACGGCTCGCCGATCAGGACGGTCGACGTCTTCAGCCAGCCCGAGTGGTCCGCGCTCGTGGTGCGCGGGGACTCCGACATCGACGGCGTGGAGGACCTGCGCGGACGCTCGGTGGCCGCGACCACCGGCACCGACCCGTACTTCTTCCTCCTGCAGGCGCTGGAGACCGCGGGCCTGTCGCCGTCGGACGTGACGCTGCAGAACCTCCAGCACGCCGACGGGCGCACCGCGCTGGACACCGGGCAGGTCGACGCCTGGGCGGGCCTGGACCCGATCATGGCCGCGGCCGAGGCGGAGAGCGGCGACCGGCTGGTCTACCGCAACGTCGACTTCAACACCTACGGGTTCCTCAACGCCACCGAGGAGTTCCTCTCCACGTGCCCCGAGCAGGCGCAGACCGTCGTCGACGCCTACGAGCACGCGCGGGCGTGGGCGCAGGAGAACCCGCAGGAGACCGCGAGCGTCCTCGCCGAGGTGGCCGGCATCGACCCGGCCGTGGCGACGGCGACGCTGGAGCGCACGACGCTGGACGTCGACCCGGTGCCGGGCGAGGCCCAACGCGCCGTCCTGGAGCGCGTCGGCCCGATCTTCGTCACCAACGGCGACGTGCCGAGCCAGGAGCAGATCGACGAGGCGCTGGACACCCTGTTCGAGACCACCTACGTCGAGGCCGCCGACCCGGAGGCCTTCGCCGCCGAGCACGCGGGCCACTCCTCGTGA
- a CDS encoding ABC transporter permease translates to MPGTIPPPPSEGARRRGARRAALGAVLPLLLLLAWELVTRAGVFSPVQLPGPAAVVRAGVDLVTRGLLLPYVGISVQRVLVGFAVGAALGLAVGALVGLSRPADVLLGPTIGGVRAVPSLAWVPLLILWQGIGEDSKTTLIAIGAFFPVYTTAASALRHVDRQLVEAGRAFGLRGLRLLGAVQLPAAVPGVLAGLRLALAQGWLFLVAAELIASSMGLGFLLQDSQNNGRTDRILLAIILLAVLGKLSDAVIGLFERWALRRWA, encoded by the coding sequence GTGCCGGGCACGATCCCGCCCCCGCCGAGCGAGGGCGCGCGCCGCCGGGGTGCGCGCAGGGCCGCCCTCGGCGCCGTCCTGCCGCTGCTGCTCCTGCTGGCCTGGGAGCTGGTCACCCGCGCCGGGGTCTTCTCCCCCGTGCAGCTGCCGGGCCCGGCGGCCGTGGTGCGCGCCGGCGTGGACCTGGTCACGCGGGGCCTGCTGCTGCCCTACGTCGGCATCTCCGTGCAGCGGGTGTTGGTCGGCTTCGCCGTCGGCGCGGCCCTGGGCCTGGCGGTCGGCGCGCTCGTCGGCCTGTCCAGGCCGGCCGACGTCCTGCTCGGGCCGACGATCGGCGGGGTGCGCGCCGTGCCCTCGCTGGCGTGGGTGCCGCTGCTCATCCTGTGGCAGGGCATCGGGGAGGACTCGAAGACGACGCTCATCGCCATCGGCGCCTTCTTCCCCGTCTACACCACCGCGGCCTCCGCGCTGCGCCACGTCGACCGCCAGCTCGTCGAGGCCGGCCGCGCGTTCGGGCTGCGCGGCCTGCGGCTGCTGGGCGCCGTCCAGCTGCCCGCCGCCGTGCCCGGCGTCCTCGCCGGCCTGCGCCTGGCCCTGGCCCAGGGCTGGCTCTTCCTCGTGGCGGCCGAGCTCATCGCGTCCTCGATGGGCCTGGGCTTCCTGCTGCAGGACAGCCAGAACAACGGGCGCACCGACCGGATCCTGCTGGCGATCATCCTGCTGGCGGTGCTGGGCAAGCTCAGCGACGCGGTCATCGGCCTCTTCGAGCGCTGGGCGCTGCGGAGGTGGGCGTGA
- a CDS encoding YdcF family protein yields MSSRVLAAAVAAGAVAVVGWPLGGILARTALSPRQRARPGTGAVVVLGSTLQDGAVPPVLASRLQRAAAVYREAAAAGRPPLVVASGGGDGATSEASAMAAALVGLGVPVERLVLEEVSTTTRENLAESAALLARRAGAPRAVVVTSDFHVWRTAALARRAGLRAQVLGAPTPARSLPRALLRESALVLGSQRWSVAAAGAPLAATAAHAAVCAAVRRPPGGRRPPRA; encoded by the coding sequence GTGAGCAGCCGCGTCCTGGCAGCCGCCGTCGCCGCCGGGGCGGTCGCCGTGGTCGGGTGGCCGCTGGGCGGGATCCTGGCGCGCACGGCGCTCAGCCCGCGGCAGCGGGCGCGACCCGGCACCGGCGCCGTCGTCGTCCTCGGTTCCACCCTGCAGGACGGCGCCGTCCCCCCGGTGCTCGCCAGCCGCCTGCAGCGCGCCGCCGCCGTCTACCGGGAGGCGGCCGCGGCCGGACGACCGCCGCTCGTGGTCGCCTCCGGGGGCGGCGACGGCGCGACCTCGGAGGCCTCCGCCATGGCCGCCGCCCTCGTGGGCCTCGGGGTCCCGGTCGAGCGCCTGGTGCTGGAGGAGGTCTCGACCACCACCCGGGAGAACCTCGCCGAGAGCGCGGCGCTGCTGGCCCGGCGCGCCGGGGCGCCGCGCGCCGTGGTGGTCACGAGCGACTTCCACGTCTGGCGCACCGCCGCCCTCGCCCGCCGCGCGGGCCTGCGCGCGCAGGTGCTCGGCGCGCCGACGCCGGCGCGCTCCCTGCCGCGGGCGCTGCTGCGCGAGTCCGCGCTGGTGCTGGGCTCGCAGCGCTGGAGCGTCGCGGCGGCGGGTGCCCCGCTCGCCGCGACCGCCGCGCACGCCGCCGTGTGCGCCGCCGTCCGGCGCCCGCCGGGAGGACGGCGCCCGCCGCGGGCGTGA
- a CDS encoding SDR family oxidoreductase yields MPVPLRPPHEQVVVLAARNEEALAQVAQEIRSAGGRAVHVAADVGREEDVARIAATAVAEFGRFDTWANVAGVSIFGHMDRVSTEDMRRMFDTTYWGVVHGSRAAIEHYRGRTAPGGAIVNVGSMFGDRATPLQSTCASAEFAVHGLTEAMRVELAAEGLPISVTLLHPGRIDTPYNEHAQSYTDRQPAHRGMIYAPEAVAEAILHAAEHPVRDLYIGGQVKAAVVATRLAPRLVDRVMRRYMHTSQLADRPSRRTGDSALHQPGYGLHERGTHQGRLYRSRSYYLKLEEHPRAVTTAVVGAGAALAGLRPARRLLRAAGR; encoded by the coding sequence GTGCCCGTCCCGCTGCGTCCCCCGCACGAGCAGGTCGTCGTCCTCGCCGCCCGCAACGAGGAGGCCCTGGCCCAGGTCGCGCAGGAGATCCGCTCCGCCGGCGGCAGGGCCGTGCACGTGGCCGCCGACGTCGGGCGCGAGGAGGACGTGGCGCGCATCGCCGCCACCGCGGTGGCGGAGTTCGGCCGCTTCGACACGTGGGCGAACGTCGCCGGGGTCTCGATCTTCGGCCACATGGACCGGGTGTCCACCGAGGACATGCGCCGGATGTTCGACACCACCTACTGGGGCGTGGTGCACGGGTCACGGGCGGCGATCGAGCACTACCGCGGGCGCACCGCGCCCGGCGGGGCGATCGTCAACGTCGGCAGCATGTTCGGCGACCGCGCCACCCCGCTGCAGTCGACCTGCGCCAGCGCCGAGTTCGCCGTCCACGGCCTCACCGAGGCGATGCGGGTGGAGCTGGCGGCCGAGGGCCTGCCGATCTCGGTGACGCTGCTGCACCCCGGCCGCATCGACACGCCGTACAACGAGCACGCGCAGAGCTACACGGACCGGCAGCCGGCCCACCGCGGCATGATCTACGCCCCGGAGGCGGTCGCCGAGGCGATCCTGCACGCCGCCGAGCACCCCGTGCGCGACCTGTACATCGGCGGCCAGGTCAAGGCCGCGGTCGTGGCGACGCGCCTGGCGCCGCGCCTGGTGGACCGGGTGATGCGGCGCTACATGCACACCTCGCAGCTGGCGGACCGGCCCTCGCGGCGCACCGGCGACAGCGCCCTGCACCAGCCGGGCTACGGCCTGCACGAGCGCGGCACCCACCAGGGCCGCCTGTACCGCTCCCGCAGCTACTACCTCAAGCTCGAGGAGCACCCGCGGGCCGTCACCACGGCCGTCGTCGGGGCGGGCGCCGCCCTCGCGGGTCTGCGCCCGGCCCGCCGGCTGCTGCGGGCCGCCGGGCGCTGA
- a CDS encoding ABC transporter ATP-binding protein: MSTTLAPPRTSSAAGVRLRGVGRTFGARSAARGDGHVVLRDVDLDVAPGEIVAVLGPSGCGKSTLLRAVAGLDAPSRGEVLVDGAPVRGIEPRAAVAFQEPRLLPWRSLAGNVALGLPRGTSRAAGRERVAELLGLVGLADFAGHRPRSVSGGMAQRVALARALARRPGVLVLDEPFAALDALTRLKMQDLLLDVLAAAPTTVLLVTHDVEEALHLADRVVVLGAPDDGRGPGAGVRTTVRVPGQRPRDRGDARLAALRADLLAQLGVPRA; this comes from the coding sequence GTGTCCACCACCCTGGCCCCGCCCCGCACCAGCTCCGCCGCCGGCGTGCGGCTGCGCGGGGTCGGGCGCACCTTCGGCGCCCGCAGCGCCGCGCGAGGCGACGGGCACGTCGTGCTGCGCGACGTCGACCTCGACGTCGCGCCGGGCGAGATCGTCGCCGTCCTCGGCCCGTCCGGGTGCGGCAAGTCCACGCTGCTGCGCGCGGTGGCCGGCCTCGACGCCCCCAGCCGCGGCGAGGTGCTCGTGGACGGCGCCCCGGTGCGCGGGATCGAGCCCCGCGCCGCCGTCGCCTTCCAGGAGCCGCGGCTGCTGCCCTGGCGCAGCCTGGCCGGCAACGTCGCGCTCGGCCTGCCGCGCGGCACCTCCCGGGCCGCCGGGCGCGAGCGCGTCGCCGAGCTGCTCGGCCTCGTGGGCCTGGCCGACTTCGCCGGCCACCGCCCGCGCAGCGTCTCCGGCGGCATGGCGCAGCGGGTCGCGCTCGCGCGGGCCCTGGCGCGCCGCCCCGGGGTGCTCGTGCTCGACGAGCCCTTCGCCGCCCTCGACGCCCTGACCCGCCTGAAGATGCAGGACCTCCTGCTCGACGTGCTGGCGGCCGCGCCCACGACGGTGCTGCTGGTCACGCACGACGTCGAGGAGGCCCTGCACCTGGCCGACCGCGTCGTCGTCCTCGGCGCCCCGGACGACGGGCGCGGGCCCGGCGCGGGCGTGCGCACGACCGTCCGCGTGCCCGGGCAGCGCCCCCGCGACCGCGGCGACGCGCGCCTGGCCGCCCTGCGCGCGGACCTGCTCGCCCAGCTCGGCGTCCCGCGCGCCTGA
- a CDS encoding CPBP family intramembrane glutamic endopeptidase — MRRRGPGAASEAGGARRWAPLAALSLGLLGWSNVVVPHLPPGAGRRTLSAVAATAVLLLAARCAGLTRAELGLHPSTWGRGARWGAGALGVVVLGYGLVLAVPALRAGLADPRVDALSPGEVAVRALVLIPLGTVLWEEVAFRGVLLATAQRVLPPGRALAVTSAVFGLWHLSSAAGVPVPAAFPLPRVLSVVGVVLVTAAGGLALGWLRQRSSSLLAPVGLHLGTNSVGLAAAAAAAALR, encoded by the coding sequence GTGAGGCGGCGCGGGCCCGGCGCCGCCTCGGAGGCGGGCGGCGCGCGGCGCTGGGCGCCCCTGGCCGCCCTGTCCCTCGGCCTGCTGGGGTGGAGCAACGTCGTCGTCCCGCACCTGCCGCCGGGCGCCGGACGGCGGACGCTGAGCGCCGTCGCGGCCACCGCGGTGCTGCTGCTGGCCGCGCGCTGCGCGGGGCTGACCCGCGCCGAGCTCGGGCTGCACCCGTCGACGTGGGGCAGGGGCGCGCGCTGGGGAGCCGGCGCCCTGGGCGTCGTCGTCCTCGGCTACGGCCTCGTGCTGGCCGTGCCCGCCCTGCGCGCCGGGCTGGCGGACCCGCGCGTGGACGCGCTGTCGCCCGGGGAGGTCGCCGTGCGGGCCCTGGTCCTGATCCCGCTGGGGACCGTGCTGTGGGAGGAGGTCGCCTTCCGCGGGGTGCTGCTCGCCACGGCGCAGCGGGTGCTGCCGCCCGGGCGCGCGCTGGCGGTGACCTCCGCGGTCTTCGGTCTGTGGCACCTCAGCTCGGCCGCGGGGGTGCCCGTCCCGGCCGCGTTCCCGCTCCCGCGCGTCCTGTCGGTGGTGGGGGTGGTGCTCGTCACCGCGGCCGGCGGCCTGGCCCTCGGCTGGCTGCGGCAGCGCAGCAGCAGCCTCCTGGCGCCGGTGGGGCTGCACCTGGGCACCAACAGCGTCGGGCTCGCGGCGGCGGCCGCGGCCGCCGCCCTGCGCTGA
- the acs gene encoding acetate--CoA ligase, producing MSTLGSDALTTLLDEQRTFAPPPELAAAANLGPEAHERAAADPEAFWAEQAQRLSWEAPWHTVLDWRPAVPVDDACENGCEDGDLTVPSARWFLGGRLNAAVNCVDRHVAAGHGDRVAVHFEGEPGDRRTITYADLLAEVCRAANALTDLGVRPGDRVVLYMPVIPETLVAILAVARIGAVHSLVFGGFSAEALRFRVADTGAKVVVTTDGQFRRGRAVGVKATVDEAVAGLPDLEHVLVVRRTGDALDAPPPWTPGRDAWWHESVGRADAVHEAAAFDAEHPLFVIYTSGSTGRPKGLLHTTGGYLTHASYAHWAHFDAKPATDVHWCTADLAWVTAHTFAVYGPLTNGVTQVMYEGTPDTPHRGRHFEVIERYGVTTYYTAPTLVRTFMAWGPEVPAGHDLSSVRLLGSVGEPINPEAWVWFREHVGGGRAPVVDTWWQSETGATVVAPLPGSTVLKPGSATRPLPGLDAAVVDGSGREVSPGEGGYLVIRRPWPGMARTVWGDPERYRDSYWRRFAAQGWYTAGDGARYDADRYLWLLGRLDDVVNVSGHRMSTSEVESALVAHPQVAEAGVVGVPDERTGQAIAAFVVPTRREALEADPAERAALEAELRAQVASVIGPVAKPRDVVLVADLPKTRSGKIVRRLLGDLLVGRDVGDTTSLQDEAALSAVEDALRRRPTRSGG from the coding sequence GTGAGCACCCTCGGCAGCGACGCGCTGACCACCCTGCTCGACGAGCAGCGCACCTTCGCCCCGCCGCCGGAGCTGGCGGCCGCGGCGAACCTCGGCCCGGAGGCGCACGAGCGCGCCGCCGCGGACCCGGAGGCGTTCTGGGCCGAGCAGGCGCAGCGCCTGAGCTGGGAGGCGCCCTGGCACACGGTGCTCGACTGGCGCCCGGCCGTGCCCGTCGACGACGCCTGCGAGAACGGCTGCGAGGACGGCGACCTGACCGTGCCGTCCGCGCGGTGGTTCCTCGGCGGGCGCCTGAACGCGGCCGTGAACTGCGTGGACCGGCACGTGGCCGCCGGGCACGGGGACCGCGTCGCGGTGCACTTCGAGGGCGAGCCGGGCGACCGGCGCACGATCACGTACGCGGACCTGCTCGCCGAGGTCTGCCGCGCCGCCAACGCTCTGACCGACCTCGGTGTGCGTCCCGGCGACCGCGTCGTCCTGTACATGCCCGTCATCCCCGAGACGCTGGTGGCGATCCTCGCGGTGGCGCGGATCGGGGCCGTGCACTCCCTCGTCTTCGGCGGGTTCTCCGCCGAGGCGCTGCGCTTCCGCGTCGCCGACACCGGCGCGAAGGTCGTCGTCACCACCGACGGGCAGTTCCGCCGCGGTCGCGCGGTCGGGGTCAAGGCCACCGTCGACGAGGCGGTGGCGGGCCTGCCGGACCTCGAGCACGTCCTCGTGGTGCGGCGCACCGGCGACGCCCTGGACGCGCCACCGCCGTGGACGCCGGGCCGGGACGCGTGGTGGCACGAGAGCGTGGGCCGGGCGGACGCCGTCCACGAGGCGGCGGCGTTCGACGCCGAGCACCCGCTGTTCGTCATCTACACCTCCGGCTCCACGGGCAGGCCCAAGGGGCTGCTGCACACCACCGGCGGGTACCTGACCCACGCGTCCTACGCGCACTGGGCGCACTTCGACGCCAAGCCCGCCACCGACGTCCACTGGTGCACCGCCGACCTCGCGTGGGTCACCGCGCACACCTTCGCGGTCTACGGGCCGCTGACCAACGGCGTGACGCAGGTGATGTACGAGGGCACCCCGGACACCCCGCACCGCGGGCGGCACTTCGAGGTGATCGAGCGGTACGGGGTGACGACGTACTACACGGCGCCGACGCTGGTGCGGACGTTCATGGCGTGGGGCCCCGAGGTGCCCGCGGGCCACGACCTGTCCAGCGTGCGGCTGCTGGGCAGCGTCGGGGAGCCGATCAACCCCGAGGCGTGGGTGTGGTTCCGCGAGCACGTCGGCGGCGGGCGCGCACCGGTGGTCGACACGTGGTGGCAGTCCGAGACCGGCGCGACCGTGGTCGCGCCGCTGCCGGGCTCGACCGTGCTCAAGCCCGGCTCGGCGACCCGCCCGCTGCCGGGCCTGGACGCCGCGGTCGTCGACGGCTCCGGGCGCGAGGTCTCCCCCGGCGAGGGCGGGTACCTCGTCATCCGCCGCCCCTGGCCCGGCATGGCCCGCACGGTGTGGGGGGACCCGGAGCGCTACCGCGACTCCTACTGGCGCCGGTTCGCCGCGCAGGGCTGGTACACCGCCGGGGACGGCGCCCGCTACGACGCCGACCGCTACCTGTGGCTGCTGGGGCGCCTGGACGACGTGGTCAACGTCTCCGGGCACCGGATGTCGACCTCGGAGGTGGAGTCCGCGCTCGTGGCGCACCCGCAGGTCGCCGAGGCCGGCGTCGTCGGCGTGCCCGACGAGCGCACCGGGCAGGCGATCGCGGCCTTCGTCGTCCCCACCCGGCGCGAGGCGCTGGAGGCGGACCCGGCCGAGCGGGCGGCGCTGGAGGCCGAGCTGCGCGCCCAGGTCGCCTCGGTGATCGGACCGGTCGCGAAGCCGCGCGACGTCGTCCTCGTCGCCGACCTGCCCAAGACCCGGTCGGGGAAGATCGTGCGCCGGCTGCTGGGCGACCTGCTCGTCGGCCGCGACGTCGGCGACACCACCTCCCTGCAGGACGAGGCGGCGCTGAGCGCCGTCGAGGACGCCCTGCGCCGCAGACCGACCCGGAGCGGAGGATGA
- a CDS encoding alpha/beta-hydrolase family protein has protein sequence MHPVGLAVGTLFAVLAMTPSLVPRDWLFQGVASGLSAAAGYGIGVAAAWLVRRSQRWRRLEERVRRRLPPGAGRVGWAVLAGAALALAVGGLVASARWQRQVAALMDVDQTTTGWVNEAASDSVELLHGGDTALVATQYSYLPSWLLFVVDRSRAEEAGRLVFDAVSARVQELPEDQRPRVLVYGESLGSHGSEFAFSSLADLRAQADGVLWVGPPNANRVWSALVQRRDPGSREVQPVYASGLVVRFDGDGDDVAAQPPTPWLEPRVLYLQHPSDPIVWWSPELLLTRPDWLAEPRGSDVPPAMAWYPVVTFWQVSTDLAHAQDVPDGHGHRYDDAILDGWVAVAAPPGWGEDDTARVRQVLTASGVL, from the coding sequence GTGCACCCGGTGGGCCTGGCCGTCGGGACGCTGTTCGCGGTGCTCGCCATGACGCCGTCCCTGGTGCCCCGCGACTGGCTGTTCCAGGGCGTCGCCTCGGGCCTGTCCGCGGCCGCCGGCTACGGCATCGGGGTCGCCGCGGCCTGGCTGGTGCGGCGCTCGCAGCGCTGGCGCCGCCTGGAGGAGCGTGTGCGCCGCCGGCTGCCGCCAGGAGCGGGCCGGGTGGGCTGGGCGGTGCTCGCCGGCGCCGCGCTGGCGCTGGCGGTGGGCGGGCTGGTGGCCTCGGCGCGGTGGCAGCGGCAGGTCGCGGCGCTGATGGACGTGGACCAGACGACCACGGGATGGGTCAACGAGGCCGCCTCCGACAGCGTGGAGCTGCTCCACGGCGGGGACACCGCGCTCGTGGCGACCCAGTACTCCTACCTGCCCAGCTGGCTCTTGTTCGTCGTCGACCGCTCGCGCGCGGAGGAGGCGGGCCGCCTGGTCTTCGACGCCGTCTCCGCCCGCGTGCAGGAGCTGCCGGAGGACCAGCGCCCCCGGGTCCTGGTGTACGGCGAGAGCCTCGGCTCGCACGGCTCGGAGTTCGCGTTCAGCTCCCTCGCCGACCTGCGCGCCCAGGCCGACGGGGTGCTGTGGGTCGGGCCGCCGAACGCCAACCGGGTGTGGTCGGCGCTGGTGCAGCGGCGCGACCCCGGCAGCCGCGAGGTGCAGCCGGTGTACGCCAGCGGTCTCGTCGTCCGCTTCGACGGGGACGGCGACGACGTCGCGGCGCAGCCGCCCACCCCGTGGCTGGAGCCGCGGGTGCTGTACCTGCAGCACCCCTCCGACCCGATCGTGTGGTGGTCCCCGGAGCTGCTGCTCACCAGGCCCGACTGGCTGGCCGAGCCGCGCGGCAGCGACGTGCCGCCCGCCATGGCCTGGTACCCGGTCGTGACCTTCTGGCAGGTCTCGACGGACCTCGCGCACGCCCAGGACGTCCCCGACGGGCACGGGCACCGGTACGACGACGCGATCCTCGACGGCTGGGTCGCGGTGGCGGCCCCGCCCGGGTGGGGCGAGGACGACACCGCCCGGGTCCGGCAGGTCCTCACCGCCTCCGGCGTCCTGTGA
- a CDS encoding anti-sigma factor: MGEDRREELLGAALGGDLDPSERAELDALLSADPSAREELERSRALVRELGAARTAHGRHGSPWSDAAPPDSLRQRVVDAARTGAPPPAPAPSSAPVPSSAPVPSSAPAPSSAPVLPRQRRALAPALAACVVALLLGAGGGFGLARWLERPEQGAPGVLGASEPIAFAGEPEGVSVSAAVVAHTWGTETAFDAVSGLTPGETYRVVLVAEDGTQVPTGSFEAVAGVVECRMTSAVMRPDVRAVSVLGADGAEVMTAALPPVAAPS, translated from the coding sequence ATGGGTGAGGACCGGCGCGAGGAGCTGCTCGGCGCGGCCCTGGGCGGTGACCTCGACCCCTCGGAGCGCGCCGAGCTGGACGCCCTCCTGAGCGCGGACCCCTCCGCCCGCGAGGAGCTGGAGCGCTCCCGCGCGCTCGTGCGCGAGCTCGGCGCCGCGAGGACGGCGCACGGACGCCACGGGAGCCCGTGGTCCGACGCCGCCCCGCCCGACTCCCTGCGCCAGCGCGTGGTGGACGCCGCCCGGACCGGGGCGCCACCCCCCGCACCGGCGCCGTCCTCGGCACCGGTGCCGTCCTCCGCACCGGTGCCGTCCTCGGCACCGGCGCCGTCCTCGGCACCGGTGCTGCCGCGCCAGCGGCGGGCGCTGGCCCCGGCCCTGGCCGCGTGCGTCGTGGCGCTGCTGCTGGGCGCCGGCGGCGGGTTCGGCCTGGCGCGCTGGCTGGAGCGGCCCGAGCAGGGTGCGCCGGGGGTCCTGGGCGCCTCCGAGCCGATCGCCTTCGCCGGCGAGCCCGAGGGGGTCAGCGTCTCCGCCGCCGTCGTCGCGCACACCTGGGGCACCGAGACGGCCTTCGACGCCGTCTCCGGCCTGACGCCCGGCGAGACCTACCGGGTCGTGCTCGTCGCCGAGGACGGCACGCAGGTGCCGACGGGCTCCTTCGAGGCCGTCGCCGGGGTGGTGGAGTGCCGGATGACGAGCGCGGTGATGCGCCCGGACGTGCGGGCGGTGTCCGTGCTGGGCGCCGACGGCGCGGAGGTGATGACCGCGGCGCTGCCGCCGGTGGCGGCGCCGTCCTGA
- a CDS encoding O-acetylhomoserine aminocarboxypropyltransferase/cysteine synthase family protein yields MSDQTSDGRPERPSDRTFGFRTRALHAGGTPDSATGARAVPIYQSTSFVFEDTDDAANLFSLQKYGNIYSRLANPTVAAFEERIASLEGGIGAVATASGMSAEFVTFAALAGAGDHVVAGSQLYGGTVTLLDVTMRRFGVDTTFVPGTDPKDFEAAIRPTTKAIYSEVVANPSGEVADIAGLAEVAHRNGLPLVLDATLSTPYLVRPIEHGADIVIHSATKFLGGHGTTLGGVVVEAGTFDWGSGRFPQMTEPVPSYNGIRWWQNFGEYGFLTKLRSEQLRDTGPTLSAQSAFQLLQGVETLPFRMEAHLANARGVAEWLARDPRVSYVSWAGLPSHPHHERAKRYLPLGPGSVFSFGVVGGRAAGRRFIESVQLASHLANVGDTRTLVIHPGSTTHQQLSDEQLEVAGVAEDLVRISVGLEDLDDILWDLDQALTTATKEA; encoded by the coding sequence GTGAGCGACCAGACCAGCGACGGGCGCCCCGAGCGGCCCAGCGACCGGACCTTCGGCTTCCGCACCCGCGCCCTGCACGCGGGCGGCACCCCCGACTCCGCCACCGGTGCGCGGGCGGTGCCGATCTACCAGAGCACGAGCTTCGTCTTCGAGGACACCGACGACGCGGCCAACCTGTTCAGCCTGCAGAAGTACGGCAACATCTACAGCCGCCTGGCCAACCCGACGGTCGCGGCCTTCGAGGAGCGCATCGCCTCCCTCGAGGGCGGAATCGGCGCGGTGGCCACGGCGTCCGGCATGTCGGCGGAGTTCGTCACCTTCGCCGCCCTGGCCGGGGCCGGTGACCACGTCGTGGCCGGCAGCCAGCTCTACGGCGGCACCGTCACGCTGCTCGACGTCACGATGCGCCGGTTCGGCGTCGACACCACGTTCGTGCCCGGCACCGACCCGAAGGACTTCGAGGCCGCGATCCGCCCGACCACGAAGGCGATCTACAGCGAGGTCGTGGCCAACCCCTCCGGGGAGGTCGCCGACATCGCCGGGCTGGCCGAGGTCGCGCACCGCAACGGGCTGCCGCTGGTGCTCGACGCGACGCTGTCGACGCCGTACCTGGTGCGCCCGATCGAGCACGGCGCCGACATCGTCATCCACTCGGCGACGAAGTTCCTCGGCGGGCACGGGACGACGCTGGGCGGCGTGGTCGTGGAGGCCGGCACCTTCGACTGGGGCAGCGGCCGCTTCCCGCAGATGACCGAGCCGGTGCCCTCCTACAACGGCATCCGGTGGTGGCAGAACTTCGGGGAGTACGGGTTCCTCACCAAGCTGCGCTCCGAGCAGCTGCGCGACACCGGCCCTACGCTCTCCGCGCAGTCGGCGTTCCAGCTGCTGCAGGGCGTGGAGACGCTGCCCTTCCGCATGGAGGCGCACCTGGCCAACGCGCGCGGCGTCGCCGAGTGGCTGGCGCGCGACCCGCGCGTGTCGTACGTCAGCTGGGCGGGCCTGCCCTCGCACCCGCACCACGAGCGCGCCAAGCGCTACCTGCCCCTCGGGCCCGGGTCGGTGTTCTCCTTCGGCGTCGTCGGCGGGCGCGCGGCGGGCCGGAGGTTCATCGAGTCGGTGCAGCTGGCCAGCCACCTGGCCAACGTCGGGGACACCCGCACGCTCGTCATCCACCCCGGCTCCACCACGCACCAGCAGCTCTCCGACGAGCAGCTGGAGGTGGCCGGGGTCGCGGAGGACCTGGTGCGCATCAGCGTCGGCCTGGAGGACCTCGACGACATCCTCTGGGACCTCGACCAGGCGCTGACCACCGCGACGAAGGAGGCCTGA